One Panthera leo isolate Ple1 chromosome B1, P.leo_Ple1_pat1.1, whole genome shotgun sequence DNA window includes the following coding sequences:
- the APBB2 gene encoding amyloid-beta A4 precursor protein-binding family B member 2 isoform X9 has protein sequence MAERKNAKALACSSLQERTNVNLDVPLQVDFPTPKTELVQKFHVQYLGMLPVDKPVGMDTLNNAIESLMTSSNKEDWPSVNMNVADATVTVISEKNEEEILVECRVRFLSFMGVGKDVHTFAFIMDTGNQRFECHVFWCEPNAGNVSEAVQAACMLRYQKCLVARPPSQKVRPPPPPADSVTRRVTTNVKRGVLSLIDTLKQKRPVTEMP, from the exons ATGGCCGAACGGAAGAATGCCAAAGCCCTGGCCTGCAGTTCCTTACAGGAAAGAACCAATGTGAATCTCGACGTTCCCTTGCAAG TAGATTTTCCAACACCAAAGACTGAGCTGGTCCAGAAGTTCCACGTGCAGTACTTGGGCATGTTACCCGTAGACAAACCCGTCG GAATGGATACCCTGAACAATGCCATAGAAAGtcttatgacctcatctaacaaGGAGGATTGGCCGTCAGTGAACATGAATGTGGCCGATGCTACTGTGACTGTCATCAGTGAAAAG AATGAAGAGGAAATCTTAGTGGAGTGCCGCGTGCGATTCCTGTCCTTCATGGGCGTCGGGAAGGATGTTCATACATTTGCCTTCATCATGGACACCGGGAACCAGCGTTTCGAGTGCCACGTTTTCTGGTGCGAGCCTAATGCGGGTAACGTGTCTGAGGCGGTACAGGCCGCCTGCATG ttacGATACCAGAAGTGCTTGGTAGCCAGGCCGCCTTCACAGAAAGTTCGACCACCTCCTCCGCCAGCAGACTCAGTGACCAGAAGAGTCACAACCAATGTAAAACGAGGGGTCTTATCCCTCATTGACACTTTGAAACAGAAACGCCCTGTCACAGAAATGCCATAG